In Trichocoleus desertorum NBK24, the following are encoded in one genomic region:
- a CDS encoding branched-chain amino acid ABC transporter permease — protein MEGYIVQLIIFTATYALFSLGLNLQWGFTGLINFGHVAFMTVGAYTTVLLTLAGVPLVIGVLAGAALAALLGLLIGFSTLRLREDYLAIVTIGVSEVVRLVALNEEWLTRGARGVYGYPLPLDKFNPNAFTRGGMIALLTVVVGLAYWKLWQWVQQRLKQVSRPAAIKNSLVWGGYAGSLVLLLGGVGVVMQQLKLSRVLSPEFLGLGLLVALVGVGWLYIAIAKKLVARLSEWAAGLALLSVSLCSILGLWMYSIGANALYNYSYKAGLMLLLVVVLAILFSLLEWLVRSPWGRVLKAIREDEEVAKALGKNVFWYKLQSLMLGGAIAGIAGAFYAWQLTFINPDGFIPLITFQAWTIVVLGGAGNNVGTLLGGTIFWAYNTLTRFVLKDIVPLDDARLGAFRIMIIGLILIVVMMWRPQGILGKKEELTLGR, from the coding sequence ATGGAAGGCTACATTGTTCAGTTAATTATTTTCACTGCAACCTATGCCCTCTTTAGCTTGGGCTTGAATTTGCAGTGGGGCTTTACAGGCTTGATCAACTTTGGGCATGTTGCCTTCATGACAGTCGGGGCTTACACCACTGTGTTGCTAACCCTAGCGGGGGTGCCTCTGGTGATTGGCGTTTTGGCGGGCGCTGCTCTAGCTGCTTTGCTCGGCTTGTTAATTGGCTTTTCTACCTTGCGTTTGCGGGAAGACTACCTAGCGATCGTCACAATCGGCGTATCTGAAGTGGTGCGTCTTGTGGCCCTGAATGAAGAGTGGCTGACGCGAGGAGCGCGGGGCGTTTATGGTTATCCTCTCCCCTTAGACAAATTCAATCCCAACGCCTTCACTAGAGGCGGCATGATTGCCCTGCTAACGGTGGTGGTGGGTCTGGCTTACTGGAAGCTCTGGCAGTGGGTGCAACAACGACTCAAGCAAGTATCTCGCCCCGCTGCGATTAAAAATTCTTTGGTTTGGGGCGGCTATGCAGGCTCACTCGTCCTACTTCTGGGAGGAGTTGGAGTGGTGATGCAACAACTCAAACTGAGTCGGGTGCTTTCGCCAGAGTTTTTAGGGCTGGGCCTCTTAGTCGCCTTGGTTGGGGTAGGCTGGCTTTACATCGCGATCGCTAAAAAACTAGTGGCCCGTTTGTCAGAATGGGCAGCAGGTTTGGCTTTATTGAGCGTCTCCTTGTGCTCGATTTTAGGCTTATGGATGTACAGCATTGGCGCGAATGCCCTCTACAACTACTCCTACAAGGCAGGGCTGATGTTGCTGCTAGTGGTGGTGCTGGCGATTCTATTTAGCTTGTTGGAGTGGCTGGTGCGATCGCCTTGGGGCCGTGTATTGAAGGCAATTCGAGAGGATGAGGAAGTCGCTAAGGCTCTGGGCAAAAATGTGTTTTGGTACAAGTTGCAATCGCTGATGTTAGGGGGCGCGATCGCTGGAATTGCCGGAGCCTTTTACGCTTGGCAGCTTACCTTTATCAACCCGGACGGTTTTATTCCCCTAATCACCTTCCAAGCCTGGACGATTGTGGTTTTGGGTGGCGCTGGCAACAACGTCGGCACTTTGCTGGGTGGAACCATTTTCTGGGCTTACAACACCTTGACGCGGTTTGTCTTGAAAGACATTGTGCCGCTCGATGATGCTCGACTAGGCGCATTTCGCATCATGATTATTGGTTTAATCTTGATTGTAGTCATGATGTGGCGACCCCAAGGCATTCTAGGTAAGAAGGAGGAATTAACCCTTGGTCGATGA
- a CDS encoding FkbM family methyltransferase — translation MSKPLKTISLLCPTRGRPDKALRLVLSVLKTAHHPKRVEVLFYVDTDDPAKQDYVSQLEAHKAELNRLKQCSLMVSEPIGVSKAWNALATASQGDLLVMAADDQTYNDAGWDTRLDQETAKFPDEIFCMWFNEGHWGEKLCTFPIVSRKWCLTLGYFITGIFECLYDDLWIMDIAKRVGRLHYIPDVLTEHLHWGYGKAEIDSTYEFKQVDSQGNLKPAVRRDMDLFGRTAPYREADARRIAAIMHGPVTLQPGLPPIGRPTIFNDANGAIASTPQPTVSPTKTQVVNLAITSNQETKQLKLYLDAEKYTQQLMLSRFSAGKLYEPEVSDFLIQTLRPGDRFVDIGAHVGYFSLLAATLVGASGSVLAFEMESANYKKVLENIELNHLSNLKVLNVALGAETKEAQFFVNLDNDGGHALWNVGAHQFNQKSRTSQTTEKVRVTTLDEVLHYQNLHPPKMIKIDTEGAELQVLQGSMNTLKIHRVPYIICEVNRFGLQQMGTNETELREWMRSLDYDAYLMQASAPNLIKLEPQQYCETTKVFNLLFRCT, via the coding sequence ATGTCAAAGCCACTTAAAACGATCTCCTTGCTTTGCCCCACGCGAGGAAGACCCGATAAAGCACTGCGCCTAGTTTTAAGTGTGCTAAAAACCGCGCACCATCCGAAAAGGGTCGAAGTTTTATTTTATGTGGATACCGACGACCCCGCCAAGCAAGACTACGTGAGCCAACTAGAAGCCCACAAAGCCGAACTGAACCGCCTCAAGCAGTGCTCCTTAATGGTCAGTGAACCGATTGGCGTTTCTAAGGCGTGGAATGCTTTGGCGACTGCTTCCCAAGGAGATCTTTTGGTGATGGCGGCGGATGACCAAACCTACAACGATGCAGGGTGGGATACGCGGCTCGACCAGGAAACCGCCAAATTTCCCGATGAGATTTTCTGCATGTGGTTCAACGAAGGCCACTGGGGCGAAAAACTTTGCACCTTCCCCATCGTTAGCCGCAAGTGGTGTTTGACCTTGGGCTATTTCATCACAGGCATTTTCGAGTGCTTATATGACGATCTCTGGATTATGGACATTGCCAAGCGAGTTGGGCGCTTACACTACATTCCCGATGTTTTGACCGAGCATTTGCATTGGGGGTACGGCAAAGCTGAAATTGATTCCACGTACGAATTCAAGCAGGTAGACTCTCAGGGCAATCTTAAGCCCGCGGTACGCCGAGACATGGATTTGTTTGGCCGCACCGCTCCTTACCGCGAGGCCGATGCTCGCAGAATTGCCGCAATCATGCATGGGCCTGTGACTCTGCAACCTGGCTTGCCACCCATCGGTCGGCCCACAATTTTTAATGATGCCAATGGCGCGATCGCTTCTACTCCACAGCCCACTGTTTCACCCACTAAAACCCAAGTGGTGAACCTAGCGATTACCAGTAACCAAGAAACCAAACAGTTGAAACTGTACTTGGATGCAGAGAAATATACCCAACAATTGATGCTGTCGCGTTTTAGTGCTGGCAAGTTGTATGAACCAGAAGTTTCTGATTTTTTAATTCAAACACTGCGTCCCGGCGATCGCTTTGTTGATATTGGAGCGCATGTTGGTTATTTTTCACTCCTCGCTGCCACCTTAGTCGGTGCCTCTGGCAGTGTGTTGGCTTTTGAAATGGAGTCAGCTAATTACAAAAAAGTTCTAGAAAATATCGAACTAAACCATCTTTCAAATCTCAAGGTTCTCAATGTAGCGTTAGGGGCTGAAACTAAAGAGGCCCAATTTTTTGTCAATTTAGATAATGACGGCGGACATGCTCTGTGGAATGTGGGAGCGCATCAATTTAATCAAAAAAGCCGTACCAGTCAAACAACTGAAAAAGTGCGAGTGACTACTTTAGATGAGGTTTTGCATTACCAAAATCTTCATCCTCCTAAGATGATTAAAATCGATACAGAAGGGGCAGAATTACAGGTTTTGCAAGGCAGTATGAATACCCTGAAAATTCATCGAGTTCCTTACATTATTTGTGAAGTGAATCGATTCGGTTTACAACAAATGGGTACAAACGAAACTGAATTACGCGAATGGATGCGATCGCTCGATTATGACGCTTATTTAATGCAAGCCAGTGCACCTAATTTAATTAAGCTAGAACCTCAGCAGTATTGTGAAACGACTAAGGTATTTAACCTATTATTTCGTTGTACTTGA
- a CDS encoding tetratricopeptide repeat protein: MVNISEALAIALQHTQAQRWSEAEQVYQQILQQQPDQVEVLYQLGLIAKQQGQIQVATRYFQQAATQYCQLALACSNCRQLSEAVAYYQKALALRPTAPDIYTNLGNVYQDLGQAEAAIASYQQALALKPDSAEAHNNLGNMYKRQGQLAEASSHYQQAVTLRPDLAETYNNLGNVLKDQGRMTEAIAAYRQAIAMKPTLMEAKSNLLFSLHYDRTHNPETIFAEHKRWAEQYAEPLTQAAASHLNDRNRDRRLRIGYVSPDFNAHPVGFFIGSILAAHDHANHEVFCYANLTAADGLTEQLRRFADRWRDIISLSDAQVAELVRQDKIDILVDLAGHTAGNRILVLARKPAPIQVTYLGYPNTTGMSAIDYRFTDTWADPVGVADTRHTETLVRLPRGFVCYQAAQNAPAVSPLPALTKGYVTFGSFNNLAKVTPEVIATWAKILKAVPQSQMILKYKALTDAATRQHFHDLFAQHGVTSDRVQLLGHVSSFAEHLALYHQIDIGLDSFPYNGTTTTCEALWMGIPVVTVAGQSHAARVGMSLLANLGLTDLIAVSLAEYVNLAQHLAQDRDRLRYLRSNLRYLMSRSPLTNGRGFTQTLESVYRQMWYRWCDAQSQ, from the coding sequence ATGGTGAATATTTCTGAAGCTCTGGCGATCGCACTTCAGCACACTCAAGCTCAGCGGTGGTCGGAAGCGGAGCAAGTCTATCAACAAATTTTGCAGCAACAACCCGATCAGGTTGAGGTATTGTACCAGTTAGGCCTGATTGCTAAACAGCAGGGGCAGATACAGGTTGCGACTAGGTACTTTCAACAAGCCGCAACCCAATATTGTCAATTGGCGCTGGCTTGCTCTAACTGCCGCCAACTGAGCGAAGCTGTGGCCTACTACCAAAAGGCGCTAGCACTGCGACCGACTGCCCCGGACATCTACACCAATTTGGGTAATGTCTATCAGGATTTGGGTCAGGCAGAGGCCGCGATCGCTTCTTATCAACAGGCTTTAGCCCTCAAGCCCGATTCTGCTGAAGCGCACAACAATCTCGGCAATATGTACAAGCGCCAAGGCCAATTGGCAGAGGCCAGCAGCCATTATCAACAAGCGGTGACTCTGCGACCTGATTTGGCAGAAACCTACAACAACTTGGGCAATGTGCTCAAAGATCAAGGGCGAATGACTGAGGCGATCGCGGCTTATCGACAGGCGATCGCGATGAAGCCTACTTTGATGGAAGCCAAAAGTAATCTGCTGTTTTCGCTGCATTACGACCGCACCCACAACCCAGAGACGATTTTTGCTGAGCATAAACGCTGGGCCGAGCAATATGCTGAGCCACTTACTCAAGCCGCAGCCTCACACTTAAATGACCGCAATCGCGATCGCCGCCTGCGGATTGGTTATGTCTCCCCAGACTTCAATGCCCATCCCGTAGGATTTTTCATTGGTTCTATTCTCGCTGCTCACGACCATGCCAACCATGAGGTGTTTTGCTATGCCAATTTGACTGCGGCTGATGGCTTAACTGAGCAACTCCGCCGCTTTGCCGATAGGTGGCGCGACATTATTAGCCTCAGTGATGCGCAAGTCGCCGAGTTGGTACGCCAAGACAAAATTGATATTTTGGTGGATCTGGCTGGACACACCGCAGGCAACCGGATTTTGGTGTTGGCCCGTAAGCCTGCACCGATCCAGGTGACTTACTTGGGCTATCCCAATACAACAGGCATGTCAGCGATCGATTACCGATTCACCGATACCTGGGCCGATCCGGTCGGAGTCGCCGATACCCGCCACACCGAAACATTAGTCCGTCTACCCCGTGGCTTTGTCTGTTACCAAGCGGCCCAAAACGCTCCAGCAGTCAGCCCCCTACCTGCTCTGACGAAGGGATACGTTACCTTTGGCTCCTTTAATAACTTGGCAAAGGTGACACCAGAAGTGATTGCTACTTGGGCCAAGATTCTCAAGGCAGTCCCTCAATCTCAGATGATTTTGAAATACAAAGCGTTGACTGATGCTGCGACTCGTCAGCACTTCCATGATTTGTTCGCCCAACATGGCGTGACTAGCGATCGCGTCCAGCTACTAGGGCACGTCTCCTCTTTTGCCGAGCACTTAGCTCTTTATCACCAAATCGACATTGGTCTCGACAGCTTCCCCTACAACGGCACCACCACCACCTGCGAAGCTTTGTGGATGGGAATTCCGGTGGTTACGGTTGCAGGTCAGAGTCATGCAGCCAGGGTGGGGATGAGTTTACTCGCCAATCTCGGTCTCACAGATTTGATTGCTGTTTCTTTGGCAGAGTACGTAAATCTAGCCCAACACTTAGCTCAAGACCGCGATCGCCTGCGCTATCTCCGGAGCAATTTGCGCTATTTAATGTCGCGATCGCCCTTGACGAATGGACGCGGCTTTACCCAGACCTTGGAAAGTGTGTATCGCCAAATGTGGTATCGCTGGTGTGACGCTCAGAGCCAATAG
- a CDS encoding ATP-binding cassette domain-containing protein: MVDDPKFPDVLPEAVPQQGLEEILTEVEDRRPQSIQIPLLAASGLSKSFGGIKAVDNAAIEVAQGSITGLIGPNGAGKTTLFNLLSNFIRPDQGRVIFDGEPIQQLQPHQIAQQGMVRTFQVARVLSRLSVLENMLLAAQHQTGENFWSACLQFRQVAKEEKQLKERAYAILESVGLTHMTHEYAGALSGGQRKLLEMARALMVQPKLILLDEPAAGVNPTLINQICEHITTWNREGMTFLIIEHNMDVIMSLCDRVWVLAEGRNLAVGNPSEIQTNAEVLEAYLGQ, translated from the coding sequence TTGGTCGATGATCCCAAGTTCCCCGATGTTTTGCCGGAAGCAGTGCCGCAGCAGGGCTTAGAAGAAATTTTGACCGAGGTGGAAGACCGTAGACCCCAATCTATCCAGATTCCCCTTTTGGCGGCGAGTGGACTCTCCAAAAGCTTTGGTGGCATTAAAGCCGTCGATAATGCCGCGATCGAGGTGGCTCAGGGCAGTATCACTGGGCTAATTGGCCCTAATGGAGCGGGCAAAACCACTTTATTCAATTTGCTGTCTAACTTCATTCGACCCGATCAAGGACGAGTGATTTTTGATGGCGAACCGATTCAACAACTGCAACCCCACCAGATTGCTCAGCAGGGCATGGTTCGTACCTTCCAGGTGGCGCGGGTGCTGTCGCGGTTGTCGGTGCTGGAAAACATGCTGCTCGCGGCTCAACATCAAACTGGGGAAAATTTCTGGAGCGCCTGCCTACAGTTTCGTCAAGTGGCGAAAGAAGAGAAGCAGTTGAAAGAGCGGGCCTACGCCATTTTAGAGTCGGTCGGCCTAACTCACATGACTCACGAATATGCGGGTGCTTTGTCTGGCGGTCAACGTAAGTTGCTAGAGATGGCGCGTGCCCTGATGGTGCAGCCCAAGCTAATTTTGCTAGATGAACCTGCGGCTGGCGTAAACCCCACCCTGATTAACCAAATCTGCGAACACATTACCACCTGGAATCGGGAAGGGATGACGTTCCTAATTATTGAGCACAACATGGACGTGATTATGTCGCTGTGCGATCGCGTTTGGGTTTTGGCAGAGGGCCGCAATTTGGCAGTGGGCAATCCTAGCGAAATCCAAACGAACGCCGAAGTTTTAGAAGCTTATTTGGGGCAGTGA
- a CDS encoding cyanophycinase, translating to MPQLESQPLKEQMPQSTKTAVMIIGGAEDKVHGKEILTSFFHRAGGTDARIAIIPCASREPATIGERYRTIFEEMGAKAIEVLDIREREQCEDPLWHTFLESCTGVFMTGGDQLRLCALLADTELMVEVRRRAVKGEITLAGTSAGAAVMGHHMIAGGGSGEHPNRSLVDMATGLGIIPEIIVDQHFHNRNRMARLMSAIAAYPAKLGIGIDEDTCALFEGDGLLHVLGKGSVTVVDPADLSYTNQPDAEATDPLSIHNLRVHILSYGDRYHLHQRRIMAREP from the coding sequence GTGCCGCAGCTAGAATCTCAACCCCTCAAAGAACAGATGCCTCAGTCTACCAAAACTGCCGTGATGATTATTGGGGGAGCGGAAGACAAAGTCCACGGCAAGGAAATTTTGACTTCCTTTTTTCATCGGGCGGGCGGCACAGATGCTCGCATTGCCATTATTCCCTGCGCCTCACGAGAGCCAGCCACGATCGGCGAACGGTACCGCACTATTTTTGAAGAGATGGGTGCTAAAGCGATCGAAGTCTTAGACATCCGAGAAAGAGAGCAGTGTGAGGACCCGCTTTGGCACACCTTTCTAGAGAGCTGTACGGGTGTGTTTATGACGGGGGGCGATCAACTGCGGCTCTGTGCTCTACTGGCAGACACGGAGTTGATGGTGGAGGTGCGACGGCGCGCGGTCAAAGGCGAAATCACGCTGGCAGGTACGAGTGCTGGGGCAGCGGTCATGGGTCATCACATGATTGCAGGCGGCGGTAGTGGTGAGCATCCCAATCGATCGCTGGTAGACATGGCTACTGGGCTGGGCATTATTCCAGAAATTATCGTGGATCAGCATTTCCACAATCGCAATCGTATGGCCCGACTGATGAGTGCGATCGCGGCCTACCCGGCTAAGCTGGGCATTGGTATTGACGAGGACACTTGCGCCCTGTTTGAGGGAGATGGCTTACTGCACGTCCTGGGCAAAGGCTCTGTTACTGTCGTCGATCCCGCCGATCTAAGCTACACCAACCAACCCGATGCCGAGGCTACAGATCCGCTGAGTATCCACAACTTGCGAGTCCATATTCTCAGCTATGGCGATCGCTACCATCTTCATCAGCGTCGGATCATGGCCCGTGAGCCATAG
- a CDS encoding gluconokinase: protein MNDCPLIWIMMGVAGSGKTLVGRLLSERLESDFLEGDRRHPQANILKMLSHQPLEDADRRQWLLEIEDDIRRASDRHRETVITCSALKLSYRKRLAALGRVQLVYLKVPPLELERRLTQRSNHYMQSAMLHSQVAAFEPISPEENVITVDGLLPPIEVVNSLLSQGIQRFPNLKQPWWQRYAK from the coding sequence ATGAACGACTGCCCATTAATCTGGATCATGATGGGAGTGGCAGGATCAGGCAAGACACTGGTGGGTCGGCTGTTATCCGAGCGCTTAGAAAGTGATTTTTTAGAAGGCGATCGCCGACATCCCCAGGCCAATATCCTCAAAATGTTGTCTCATCAACCTTTAGAAGACGCAGACCGTCGCCAGTGGTTGTTAGAAATTGAGGATGATATCCGCAGAGCTAGCGATCGCCACCGAGAAACAGTCATCACTTGCTCTGCCCTCAAACTCTCCTATCGCAAACGACTAGCCGCTTTAGGGCGAGTCCAATTGGTTTACCTGAAGGTGCCGCCATTAGAACTGGAACGTCGCCTTACCCAAAGATCAAATCACTACATGCAGTCGGCGATGCTGCACAGCCAAGTCGCTGCCTTTGAACCCATCAGCCCTGAAGAAAATGTCATCACAGTAGATGGACTTTTGCCTCCCATTGAGGTGGTTAACTCATTGCTCAGTCAGGGGATACAACGATTTCCAAATCTGAAACAACCTTGGTGGCAGAGATATGCGAAGTGA
- the trmD gene encoding tRNA (guanosine(37)-N1)-methyltransferase TrmD gives MRFDIVTLFPDFFASPLSSGLLGKALAKEIATVYLTNPRDFATDKHRRVDDEPYGGGVGMLMKPEPIFAAVESLPVLPRREVILMTPQGQTMNQAMFQELGTHYDQLVVICGHYEGVDERVLNLVTREVSLGDFVLTCGEIPALTLLNGTVRLLPGTVGKEESLKAESFEAGLLDYPHYTRPAVFREWEVPTVLRSGNHAEIDRWRWEQQIQRTRDRRPDLYEKWLKAQAGNAEVPPFDTAKSDTAKSDGFNS, from the coding sequence GTGAGATTTGACATTGTTACTTTGTTTCCTGACTTCTTTGCGTCACCGCTGAGTTCAGGTTTGTTGGGCAAGGCTTTAGCGAAAGAGATTGCTACGGTTTATCTCACAAATCCGCGTGATTTTGCGACTGACAAACATCGGCGCGTAGATGACGAGCCTTATGGAGGCGGGGTTGGCATGTTGATGAAGCCAGAGCCGATTTTTGCGGCGGTGGAGTCTCTGCCCGTTTTGCCGAGGCGAGAGGTGATCTTAATGACACCTCAGGGCCAAACGATGAACCAAGCCATGTTTCAGGAGTTAGGCACTCATTATGACCAACTGGTGGTGATCTGCGGTCATTACGAAGGAGTGGATGAGCGAGTCTTGAACCTTGTGACCCGTGAAGTGTCGTTAGGGGATTTTGTGCTGACCTGTGGTGAAATCCCGGCGCTCACGCTGCTGAATGGGACGGTGCGCTTGCTGCCTGGAACAGTGGGCAAAGAGGAATCTCTGAAGGCAGAAAGCTTTGAAGCGGGCCTGTTAGATTACCCACACTACACAAGACCCGCCGTTTTTCGGGAGTGGGAGGTGCCAACCGTTTTGCGCTCTGGAAATCATGCTGAAATCGATCGCTGGCGGTGGGAGCAGCAAATTCAACGCACTCGCGATCGCCGTCCTGATTTGTATGAAAAGTGGCTGAAGGCTCAAGCAGGAAACGCTGAAGTGCCTCCGTTTGATACTGCTAAGTCTGATACTGCTAAGTCTGATGGTTTCAATTCCTAA